In Rhizobium sp. N324, a single genomic region encodes these proteins:
- a CDS encoding TIGR00282 family metallophosphoesterase, producing MRLLFLGDMVGKTGRTAVWDRLPGLISDLKLDFVVVNGENAAGGFGITEDIFLETINAGADVVTTGNHVWDQKEAVAFAGRHDQFLRPANYPQGTPGRGSGLFYARNGARVLVANVMGRVFMHPELDDPFKSAEVILDACPLKEQADAIIFDFHAEATSEKQCFGHFVDGRASFVVGTHTHVPTADAQILNGGTAYMSDAGMCGDYDSSLGMDKEEPLNRFISKMPKGRMEAASGPATICGVGVEISDSTGLAEKIAPLRLGPRLAETMPEFWR from the coding sequence ATGCGGCTGCTTTTTCTGGGTGACATGGTCGGCAAGACGGGACGCACGGCGGTCTGGGACCGCCTGCCCGGCCTGATCTCCGACCTCAAACTCGATTTCGTCGTCGTCAACGGCGAGAATGCCGCAGGCGGCTTCGGCATCACCGAGGACATCTTTCTGGAAACGATCAATGCCGGCGCCGATGTGGTGACGACGGGCAATCACGTCTGGGACCAGAAGGAAGCCGTCGCTTTTGCCGGGCGGCACGATCAATTCCTGCGGCCGGCCAACTATCCGCAAGGCACGCCCGGCCGCGGCTCCGGGCTGTTCTATGCCAGGAACGGCGCGCGCGTGCTCGTTGCCAACGTCATGGGCCGGGTCTTCATGCATCCGGAACTCGACGACCCCTTCAAATCGGCGGAAGTGATTCTCGACGCCTGCCCGCTGAAGGAGCAGGCCGATGCGATCATCTTCGATTTTCATGCGGAAGCGACCAGCGAGAAGCAGTGCTTCGGCCATTTCGTCGACGGCCGCGCCAGTTTCGTCGTCGGCACCCACACGCATGTGCCGACAGCCGACGCGCAGATCCTGAACGGCGGCACCGCCTATATGTCGGATGCCGGCATGTGCGGCGACTACGACTCCTCCCTCGGCATGGATAAGGAAGAGCCGCTCAACCGCTTCATTTCCAAGATGCCGAAGGGCCGCATGGAAGCGGCGAGCGGGCCGGCGACGATCTGCGGCGTCGGCGTGGAAATTTCCGACAGCACGGGCTTGGCCGAAAAGATCGCGCCGCTCCGGCTCGGACCGCGGCTGGCCGAGACGATGCCGGAGTTCTGGCGCTAG
- a CDS encoding type II toxin-antitoxin system VapC family toxin → MATLVDTSILVDLAVTGSYWHGWSRRKMLDVFRDGPVLINPIIYSEFSVRYDDMDEVDQLLPQDEFRRENLPWPAVFAAAQASRLYRRAGGGRQRILPDFLIGAHAAIRGYKILTRDPGGYRSYFPSVELITPETHP, encoded by the coding sequence ATGGCAACGCTTGTCGATACAAGCATACTCGTCGACCTGGCTGTGACCGGTTCGTACTGGCACGGTTGGTCGCGTCGGAAAATGCTCGACGTCTTCAGAGATGGCCCGGTCCTCATAAATCCGATCATCTATTCCGAATTTTCCGTTCGCTACGATGATATGGACGAAGTCGACCAACTGCTTCCGCAGGATGAATTCCGCCGCGAGAACCTGCCTTGGCCGGCTGTCTTCGCCGCGGCTCAAGCCTCCCGGCTTTACCGTCGCGCCGGCGGAGGACGCCAACGGATATTGCCAGACTTCCTCATCGGCGCCCATGCGGCGATTAGGGGCTACAAGATTTTGACCCGCGACCCCGGCGGATACCGATCGTATTTCCCCTCCGTTGAACTTATCACGCCCGAAACGCACCCTTGA
- the ruvC gene encoding crossover junction endodeoxyribonuclease RuvC, producing the protein MQNTIRIIGIDPGLRRTGWGIIDTLGNSLRFVASGTVTSDGDMDLASRLCQLHDGLAEVVHTYKPDEAAVEQTFVNKDAVATLKLGQARGIAMLVPARAGLHVSEYAPNAVKKAVIGVGHGEKHQIHMMLKILMPKVEFKGDDAADALAIAICHAHNRGSNRMRQALAG; encoded by the coding sequence ATGCAAAATACGATTCGCATCATCGGCATCGATCCCGGCCTTCGTCGCACCGGCTGGGGAATCATCGACACGCTGGGCAATTCCCTGCGGTTTGTGGCCTCCGGAACCGTGACCTCCGATGGCGACATGGATCTCGCCTCCCGCCTCTGCCAGCTGCATGACGGCCTGGCGGAGGTCGTCCATACTTACAAGCCGGATGAAGCCGCCGTCGAACAGACCTTCGTCAATAAGGATGCGGTGGCGACCCTGAAGCTTGGCCAAGCCCGCGGCATCGCCATGCTGGTGCCGGCGCGCGCCGGGCTGCACGTCTCAGAATACGCCCCGAATGCCGTCAAGAAGGCGGTCATCGGCGTCGGCCATGGTGAAAAACATCAGATTCACATGATGTTGAAGATCCTGATGCCGAAAGTCGAATTCAAGGGCGACGATGCCGCCGACGCCCTGGCGATCGCCATCTGCCACGCCCACAACCGCGGGAGCAACCGGATGCGGCAAGCACTGGCCGGCTAA
- a CDS encoding LLM class flavin-dependent oxidoreductase: MVPFSILDLSPVADGSTVSQSLESSARMARKAEEFGYKRFWLAEHHGMPGIASAATSVVIGHVGAATKSIRIGSGGIMLPNHSPLVIAEQFGTLEALFPGRVDLGLGRAPGTDMRTAQALRRNLEAGANSFPNDVVELQQLLGTPVDNQAILAVPGNGSHIPIWLLGSSLYSAQLAAMLGLPYAFASHFAPDMLLDAIAIYRDRFQPSATLDKPYVMVGVMGAVAATDEEARYHFTSAEQQFVNLRRNVRGPFPRPVADMENFWSPMEKTNVEHTLRYAVVGSPKTAEAKLTEFLKETQADEVIISMPIHDIETRLRSVELFAGLGSFMRAAA, translated from the coding sequence ATGGTTCCCTTTTCCATACTCGACCTCTCCCCCGTTGCCGATGGCAGCACCGTCAGCCAGTCTCTCGAGAGTTCGGCGCGGATGGCTCGCAAGGCCGAGGAATTCGGCTACAAGCGCTTCTGGCTCGCCGAGCATCACGGCATGCCGGGGATCGCCAGTGCGGCCACGTCAGTCGTCATCGGTCATGTCGGGGCGGCGACGAAGAGTATCCGCATCGGCTCCGGCGGCATCATGCTGCCCAATCATTCGCCGCTCGTCATCGCCGAGCAGTTCGGCACGCTGGAGGCGCTCTTCCCCGGCCGCGTCGATCTCGGCCTCGGGCGCGCGCCGGGGACGGATATGCGCACGGCACAGGCGCTACGGCGCAATCTCGAGGCCGGCGCCAATAGCTTTCCGAACGACGTGGTCGAACTGCAGCAGCTGCTCGGCACGCCGGTCGACAACCAGGCGATCCTCGCCGTTCCCGGCAATGGCTCGCACATCCCGATCTGGCTGCTCGGCTCCAGCCTCTACAGCGCCCAGCTCGCCGCCATGCTCGGGCTTCCCTATGCCTTCGCCTCGCATTTCGCGCCCGACATGCTGCTCGATGCGATTGCGATCTACCGCGACCGCTTCCAGCCCTCGGCAACGCTCGACAAGCCCTATGTGATGGTTGGCGTCATGGGCGCTGTGGCGGCGACGGACGAGGAGGCACGCTACCATTTCACCTCGGCCGAGCAGCAATTCGTCAACCTGCGCCGCAATGTCCGCGGCCCGTTCCCGCGCCCGGTGGCCGATATGGAAAATTTCTGGTCGCCGATGGAGAAGACGAACGTCGAGCATACGCTGCGCTACGCAGTGGTCGGGTCGCCGAAGACGGCGGAGGCGAAGCTGACCGAGTTTCTCAAGGAAACGCAGGCCGACGAGGTGATCATCTCGATGCCGATCCACGATATCGAAACCCGGCTGAGATCGGTGGAATTGTTTGCCGGCTTGGGAAGCTTCATGCGGGCGGCCGCTTAG
- a CDS encoding MBL fold metallo-hydrolase produces MKPQYLVLAIACLAVFAAAGPAGAQEQRTPVSQCQAIAENIPKVIFASFSGAASLAPAVSEGEEVKLTYLGHSTFEIDTPGGIVIATDYNGWYRPATMPDVVTMNKAHTTHFTLAPDPGIKHVLHGWSDIPGEKANINLVVGDAYIRNVPTDIRFSYGLGGAHENGNSIFIFEIAGLCIGHLGHLHYELTDAHYTEIGRLDVVMVPVDGGLTMGADSMSRVIKRLRSSLILPMHRRGPPVEAFVSMFGKDFDVANAPDDSITVSMRTLPKKPLIYVLKGVQ; encoded by the coding sequence ATGAAGCCGCAATATCTCGTCCTCGCTATCGCATGCCTTGCGGTCTTCGCCGCGGCCGGTCCTGCCGGGGCGCAGGAACAGCGAACGCCCGTCAGCCAGTGCCAGGCGATCGCTGAGAATATCCCGAAGGTAATTTTCGCCAGCTTTTCCGGCGCCGCGTCGCTGGCGCCTGCCGTTTCCGAGGGCGAAGAGGTCAAGCTCACGTATCTCGGCCATTCCACCTTCGAGATCGACACGCCTGGCGGCATCGTCATCGCGACAGACTATAATGGCTGGTACAGGCCGGCCACGATGCCGGATGTCGTGACCATGAACAAGGCGCATACGACCCACTTCACCTTGGCGCCCGATCCAGGCATCAAACATGTACTGCATGGCTGGAGCGATATTCCGGGCGAGAAGGCCAACATCAATCTCGTTGTCGGCGATGCCTATATCCGCAATGTCCCCACGGATATCCGCTTCAGCTACGGCCTCGGCGGAGCGCATGAGAATGGCAACTCCATCTTCATCTTCGAGATCGCCGGCCTCTGCATCGGCCATCTTGGCCACCTGCACTATGAATTGACGGATGCCCATTACACCGAGATCGGCCGCCTCGACGTCGTCATGGTCCCGGTCGATGGCGGCCTGACCATGGGCGCCGACAGCATGAGCCGCGTCATCAAGCGGCTGCGCTCGTCGTTGATTTTGCCGATGCACCGGCGCGGCCCGCCGGTCGAAGCCTTCGTCTCGATGTTCGGCAAGGATTTCGACGTCGCCAATGCGCCCGATGACAGTATCACCGTCTCCATGCGCACGCTGCCGAAGAAGCCGCTGATCTATGTGCTGAAAGGTGTGCAGTAA
- a CDS encoding pyridoxamine 5'-phosphate oxidase family protein — protein sequence MASLSDAQEQPARQLWDQVNDVHAGMLGISGLDMHMQPMAPHADPTTNTIWFYTKTDADIVRAIKPGSRAHFCVIGKDHDYHACLAGVIDVRPDPAKIEEYWSSIVAAWYDGGKKDPRLTMLSLHVDDAAIWVSTGSTLKFGWEIAKANLDDDKTPDIGIRRHLQFA from the coding sequence ATGGCAAGTCTCAGCGATGCGCAGGAGCAGCCAGCACGTCAGCTCTGGGATCAGGTCAACGATGTTCATGCCGGCATGCTCGGAATTTCCGGGCTGGATATGCACATGCAACCGATGGCGCCGCATGCCGATCCCACCACCAACACGATCTGGTTCTACACCAAGACCGATGCCGACATCGTGCGCGCCATCAAGCCAGGCAGCCGCGCGCATTTCTGCGTCATCGGCAAGGATCACGACTATCATGCCTGCCTAGCCGGTGTGATCGACGTGCGTCCCGACCCTGCCAAGATCGAGGAATATTGGAGTTCGATCGTCGCGGCCTGGTATGACGGCGGCAAGAAGGACCCCAGGCTCACCATGTTGTCCCTGCATGTCGACGATGCCGCGATCTGGGTTTCCACAGGCAGCACGCTGAAGTTCGGCTGGGAGATCGCCAAGGCCAATCTCGACGACGACAAGACGCCTGACATCGGCATCAGGCGCCATCTGCAGTTCGCTTGA
- a CDS encoding methyl-accepting chemotaxis protein, protein MAQRFQSLSFKVIATFILLTVLSIAVIDVLAYFASSRISDEQALKAKESVLIFRGDMLQDQLAQLENQANSIARIEALQMSITSLKSGWKTIEKTSGDARAELKKVFIAGNPNPADQREKLMKPEGPSGFYYSNHEKTQGEVARDLEDTAFSDLLIADLDGTVLYSYKKQDDFAENLKSDAWKATGAGIAFGKAIENTAKATDDAAPTGFSGLRVDAASGKSAIFYAVPIVKLGAAKGIFLFKVRDDIVTSILGKGIVQDSTARAAIVSGDGSAVGLDPSGKLATLDATPFTFIKDALASSAMTVADFDRADGPARAYVRGIDYRGDRFLVVESVLLSELNAGSIEIATLLTMIGIGVLVVMAVATGLVTNFLFSPLARLAGVTRDVADGKLDSEIGSLNRKDEIGTMANALARFRQSLIESRELEAASEETRLQADRDRQQNLAEREAEAKTLQQVVEAIDEGLHHLAAGDLAYQIDTRFPNELESLRVNFNEALATLSETMTAIGGNSMAVRAGSEEMRTGADELAGRTERQAGSITETANAISAITQSVRQQIERAEQAERIARDAKKETTGSGQIMRETIAAMEAIQASSRQINTIISVIDDIAFQTNLLALNAGVEAARAGESGKGFAVVAMEVRELAQRSSSAAKEISSLLQKSTHEVESGVSLVEKAGVALTGIGARVEAINAQINDIMGATREEANTLREINSAVAELDAMTQQNASMVEETTAAIHRLATEALEMDRQLGNFTLPPDHHTPSAEVHVLRRHR, encoded by the coding sequence ATGGCTCAGAGATTTCAGTCCCTGTCCTTCAAGGTCATTGCCACATTCATTCTGCTGACTGTGCTGTCGATTGCCGTGATCGACGTGCTTGCCTATTTTGCCAGCAGCCGGATCTCCGACGAGCAGGCGCTGAAGGCCAAGGAGAGCGTGCTGATCTTTCGCGGCGACATGCTGCAGGATCAGCTGGCGCAGCTCGAGAACCAGGCGAATTCCATCGCGCGCATCGAAGCGCTGCAGATGTCGATCACCAGCCTGAAGAGCGGCTGGAAGACGATCGAGAAGACCTCGGGCGACGCCCGCGCCGAATTGAAGAAGGTTTTCATTGCGGGCAATCCCAACCCGGCTGACCAGCGCGAGAAGCTGATGAAGCCGGAAGGGCCGAGCGGCTTTTATTATTCGAACCATGAGAAGACGCAGGGCGAAGTCGCCCGCGATCTGGAGGATACCGCCTTCAGCGACCTGCTGATCGCCGATCTCGACGGCACCGTGCTTTATTCCTACAAGAAGCAGGACGACTTCGCCGAGAACCTGAAGTCGGACGCCTGGAAGGCAACCGGCGCCGGTATCGCCTTCGGCAAGGCAATCGAGAATACCGCCAAGGCGACCGACGACGCCGCGCCGACAGGTTTTTCCGGCCTCCGCGTCGATGCCGCCAGCGGCAAATCGGCAATCTTCTATGCCGTGCCGATCGTCAAACTCGGGGCGGCCAAGGGCATCTTCCTCTTCAAGGTGCGCGACGACATCGTCACCAGCATCCTTGGCAAGGGTATCGTCCAGGACAGCACGGCGCGGGCGGCGATCGTTTCCGGTGACGGCTCGGCAGTCGGCCTCGACCCGAGCGGCAAGCTCGCGACGCTCGATGCGACCCCTTTCACCTTCATCAAGGACGCGCTTGCCAGTTCGGCGATGACGGTTGCCGATTTCGACAGGGCGGACGGGCCGGCCCGCGCCTATGTCCGCGGCATCGACTACCGCGGCGACCGCTTCCTCGTTGTCGAAAGCGTGCTCTTGAGTGAACTCAATGCCGGCTCGATCGAGATCGCCACGCTGCTGACGATGATCGGCATCGGCGTGCTCGTCGTCATGGCGGTGGCCACCGGCCTCGTCACCAATTTTCTGTTTTCGCCGCTTGCGCGGCTTGCCGGCGTCACCCGCGATGTTGCCGACGGCAAGCTCGATAGCGAGATCGGCAGCCTCAACCGCAAGGACGAGATCGGCACGATGGCGAACGCGCTTGCCCGTTTCCGCCAGTCGCTGATCGAAAGCCGCGAACTCGAAGCCGCCAGCGAAGAGACGCGTCTGCAGGCCGATCGCGACCGCCAGCAGAATCTGGCCGAGCGCGAAGCCGAGGCGAAGACGCTGCAGCAGGTGGTCGAAGCGATCGATGAGGGCCTGCACCATCTGGCGGCTGGCGATCTTGCCTACCAGATCGACACCCGCTTCCCGAACGAGCTCGAAAGCCTGCGCGTCAATTTCAACGAGGCACTGGCGACGCTGAGTGAAACCATGACGGCCATCGGCGGCAACTCGATGGCGGTGCGCGCCGGCTCCGAGGAGATGCGCACCGGCGCCGACGAGCTTGCCGGCCGCACCGAGCGCCAGGCCGGCTCGATCACCGAGACGGCGAATGCGATCAGCGCCATCACCCAGTCCGTCCGCCAGCAGATCGAGCGGGCCGAACAGGCCGAGCGCATCGCCCGCGACGCCAAGAAGGAGACGACCGGCTCCGGCCAGATCATGCGCGAGACGATCGCGGCGATGGAGGCGATCCAGGCCTCCTCGCGCCAGATCAACACGATCATCTCGGTCATCGACGACATCGCCTTCCAGACCAACCTCCTGGCGCTCAACGCCGGCGTCGAGGCGGCGCGCGCCGGTGAATCGGGCAAGGGCTTCGCCGTTGTCGCCATGGAAGTGCGCGAACTCGCCCAGCGCTCGTCGAGTGCGGCCAAGGAAATCTCCAGCCTGCTGCAGAAATCGACGCATGAGGTCGAAAGCGGCGTGTCGCTTGTGGAAAAAGCGGGCGTTGCGCTGACCGGTATCGGTGCCCGTGTCGAGGCGATCAACGCACAGATCAACGACATCATGGGTGCGACGCGCGAGGAAGCCAATACGCTGCGGGAGATCAACAGCGCTGTCGCCGAACTCGACGCGATGACGCAGCAGAATGCCTCGATGGTCGAAGAGACCACGGCTGCGATCCACAGGCTGGCGACGGAAGCCCTGGAAATGGACCGCCAGCTCGGCAATTTCACGCTGCCGCCTGACCACCACACGCCGAGCGCCGAGGTGCATGTGCTCCGCCGCCATCGCTAG
- a CDS encoding DUF6636 domain-containing protein: MEFLKRHPLAFVPRRGSGTTRSFQRAGICDSAPEREKITMRTKHSILALVFCAAFAPTVLAAEKTFKPDENGQVVFVTPTRNIGCVYTPKGGVEMYVPEDGGPELACERKEPLYVRLILSASGKAFIFEMEGDTACCSDDHILDYGDSWRGGPYSCTSDTEGLRCQRRDGHGFLASRKRLTVD, from the coding sequence ATGGAGTTCTTGAAACGTCATCCCCTCGCCTTTGTTCCCCGCAGAGGCAGCGGGACGACGCGGTCTTTTCAGCGTGCGGGAATATGCGATAGTGCGCCCGAACGAGAAAAGATCACCATGCGAACAAAACATTCGATTCTGGCTTTGGTTTTTTGCGCAGCTTTTGCGCCAACAGTCCTTGCGGCAGAAAAGACCTTCAAGCCCGACGAGAATGGCCAGGTCGTCTTCGTCACCCCGACAAGGAATATCGGCTGCGTCTATACGCCAAAGGGCGGCGTTGAAATGTATGTTCCCGAAGACGGCGGTCCGGAGCTTGCCTGCGAACGCAAAGAGCCGCTCTACGTCCGCCTTATCCTGTCGGCAAGCGGCAAGGCCTTTATCTTCGAGATGGAAGGCGATACCGCCTGCTGCAGCGATGACCATATTCTCGACTATGGCGATAGCTGGAGGGGCGGACCCTATTCCTGCACCTCCGACACGGAGGGACTGCGTTGCCAACGTCGGGACGGACATGGTTTCTTGGCCAGCCGCAAGCGATTGACGGTTGACTGA
- a CDS encoding AbrB/MazE/SpoVT family DNA-binding domain-containing protein encodes MRVTSKGQVTIPRDLRELAGIEPNSEVIFSIENGKLVLSPKNGKQEIEDRGRLDRFLQTIRRLEGTGDQAINAEDLMSMTRDR; translated from the coding sequence ATGCGCGTCACGTCCAAAGGCCAGGTGACCATTCCTCGCGATCTCAGAGAACTTGCGGGCATCGAGCCCAACAGCGAGGTCATCTTCTCGATCGAGAACGGCAAGCTGGTTCTCTCGCCGAAGAACGGCAAGCAGGAGATCGAGGATCGGGGGCGGCTCGACCGTTTCCTGCAGACGATCCGCCGTCTGGAAGGAACCGGCGATCAGGCGATCAATGCCGAAGACCTCATGTCGATGACCCGTGATCGCTGA
- a CDS encoding YebC/PmpR family DNA-binding transcriptional regulator, giving the protein MAGHSQFKNIMHRKGRQDAVRSKMFSKLAREITVAAKAGLPDPMMNARLRLAIQNAKAQSMPKDNIDRAIKKAAGADGENYDEVRYEGYGPGGTAIIVEALTDNRNRTASNVRSIFTKAGGALGETGSVSFSFDHVGEITYKLSVGDADKMMEAAIEAGADDVETDEEGHYITCGFEALGEVAKALEASLGEAETVKAVWRAQNNVPVDEEKAQSLMKLIDSLEDDDDVQNVYSNFEVSEEVLAKLSA; this is encoded by the coding sequence ATGGCTGGCCATTCACAGTTTAAAAACATCATGCACCGCAAGGGCCGTCAGGATGCCGTGCGGTCGAAAATGTTCTCCAAGCTTGCGCGCGAAATCACCGTAGCCGCCAAGGCCGGCCTGCCCGACCCGATGATGAACGCCCGTCTTCGCCTGGCGATCCAGAACGCCAAGGCCCAGTCCATGCCGAAAGACAACATCGACCGCGCCATCAAGAAGGCAGCCGGCGCCGACGGCGAAAACTACGATGAAGTCCGCTACGAGGGTTACGGCCCCGGCGGCACGGCGATCATCGTCGAAGCCCTGACCGACAACCGCAACCGCACCGCCTCCAATGTCCGCTCGATCTTCACCAAGGCCGGCGGAGCGCTTGGCGAAACCGGTTCGGTCTCCTTCTCCTTCGACCATGTCGGCGAAATCACTTACAAGCTCTCCGTCGGCGATGCCGACAAGATGATGGAAGCCGCGATCGAAGCCGGCGCCGACGATGTCGAGACCGACGAGGAAGGCCACTACATCACCTGCGGTTTCGAAGCTCTCGGCGAAGTGGCAAAGGCGCTGGAAGCAAGCCTCGGCGAAGCCGAAACCGTCAAGGCCGTCTGGCGCGCTCAGAACAACGTGCCGGTGGATGAAGAAAAGGCCCAGTCGCTGATGAAGCTCATCGACAGCCTGGAAGACGATGACGACGTGCAGAACGTCTATTCCAACTTCGAGGTCTCCGAAGAAGTTCTGGCCAAGCTCTCGGCCTGA
- the ruvB gene encoding Holliday junction branch migration DNA helicase RuvB produces MSEPARLISPEKRGEDLDITLRPQSLDEFTGQAEARANLKVFIEAAKNRGEALDHVLFVGPPGLGKTTLAQIMAKELGVNFRSTSGPVIAKAGDLAALLTNLEERDVLFIDEIHRLNPAVEEILYPAMEDFQLDLIIGEGPAARSVKIDLSKFTLVAATTRLGLLTTPLRDRFGIPVRLSFYTVEELELIVRRGARLMNLPMTEEGAREIARRARGTPRIAGRLLRRVRDFAEVARAEAVTREIADEALTRLLVDNVGFDQLDKRYLNMIAVNFGGGPVGIETIAAGLSEPRDAIEDIIEPYMIQQGFIQRTPRGRVLTAIAWKHLGMQPPKEMEAAQFRLFQEDN; encoded by the coding sequence ATGAGCGAACCCGCCCGCCTGATATCGCCGGAAAAGCGGGGCGAAGATCTCGACATCACCCTGCGCCCGCAATCGCTGGACGAGTTCACCGGCCAGGCGGAAGCGCGCGCCAATCTCAAGGTCTTCATCGAGGCGGCGAAGAACCGCGGCGAGGCGCTGGACCATGTGCTCTTCGTCGGCCCGCCCGGCCTCGGCAAGACGACGCTGGCGCAGATCATGGCGAAGGAGCTCGGCGTCAATTTCCGCTCGACATCCGGTCCGGTGATTGCCAAGGCCGGCGATCTCGCCGCGCTGCTGACCAATCTCGAAGAGCGCGACGTGCTCTTCATCGACGAGATCCATCGCCTCAACCCGGCTGTCGAGGAAATTCTCTATCCGGCCATGGAGGATTTCCAGCTCGACCTTATCATCGGCGAAGGCCCCGCCGCGCGCTCGGTGAAGATCGACCTGTCGAAATTCACCCTGGTGGCGGCCACCACCCGTCTCGGCCTGCTGACGACGCCGCTGCGCGACCGCTTCGGCATCCCGGTGCGCCTGAGCTTCTATACGGTCGAGGAGCTGGAATTGATCGTGCGCCGCGGTGCGCGGCTGATGAACCTGCCGATGACCGAAGAGGGCGCCCGCGAGATCGCCAGACGCGCCCGCGGCACCCCGCGCATCGCCGGCCGCCTGCTGCGGCGCGTGCGCGACTTCGCCGAGGTGGCAAGGGCCGAGGCCGTCACCCGCGAGATCGCCGACGAGGCGCTGACCCGCTTGCTTGTCGACAATGTCGGCTTCGACCAGCTCGACAAACGCTACCTCAACATGATCGCCGTCAATTTCGGCGGCGGCCCGGTCGGTATCGAAACCATCGCCGCCGGTCTTTCCGAGCCGCGCGACGCGATCGAGGACATCATCGAGCCTTATATGATCCAGCAGGGTTTCATTCAGCGCACGCCGCGCGGCCGTGTTCTGACCGCAATCGCGTGGAAACATCTCGGAATGCAACCGCCCAAGGAAATGGAGGCTGCGCAGTTCCGGCTGTTCCAGGAGGACAACTGA
- the ruvA gene encoding Holliday junction branch migration protein RuvA yields MIGKLKGTIDEIGEDYVLVDVHGVCYVAHCSARTLSKLGSAGEACVLFIETYVREDQLKLFGFMTALEREWFNLLQSVQGVGAKVALAVLSTLTPGELANAIALQDRAAVSRAPGVGPKVAMRLVTELKNRAPAFAGEAINIGLKQELGEGVAAAPVADAVSALTNLGYSRDQAANAVAAAMKTAGDGADSAKLIRLGLKELAR; encoded by the coding sequence ATGATTGGCAAGCTGAAAGGCACCATAGACGAGATCGGCGAAGACTATGTGCTCGTCGATGTACACGGCGTCTGCTACGTCGCCCACTGCTCGGCCCGTACCCTGTCCAAGCTCGGCTCGGCCGGCGAGGCCTGCGTGCTGTTCATCGAGACCTATGTGCGCGAGGATCAGTTGAAGCTCTTCGGCTTTATGACCGCATTGGAGCGGGAATGGTTCAACCTGCTCCAGAGCGTTCAGGGGGTCGGCGCCAAGGTCGCGCTTGCCGTGCTCTCGACCTTGACGCCGGGCGAACTCGCCAATGCGATCGCTCTGCAGGACCGCGCCGCCGTTTCCCGCGCGCCGGGCGTCGGCCCGAAAGTGGCGATGCGTCTCGTGACCGAACTCAAGAACCGGGCGCCGGCCTTTGCCGGGGAGGCGATCAATATCGGCCTCAAGCAGGAACTCGGCGAAGGTGTCGCGGCCGCACCGGTGGCCGATGCAGTCTCCGCGCTGACCAATCTCGGCTATAGCAGAGACCAGGCGGCCAATGCGGTTGCCGCAGCCATGAAGACGGCGGGCGATGGCGCCGACAGCGCCAAGCTGATCAGGCTGGGATTGAAGGAGTTGGCGCGGTGA